A region from the Variovorax sp. RKNM96 genome encodes:
- a CDS encoding DmsC/YnfH family molybdoenzyme membrane anchor subunit, whose product MHPAFSILFFTTLAGAAQGLVFTLALGALLGLEMAPGFLTLALGVAEVLLVAGLAASFMHLGRKTRAWRAVLMWRTSWMSREVIVLPGFIALVAIWWLSLRFGMGAPWSWLLPVLVLFGAVALWYCTAMIYACLRFIEEWAHPLTIVNFTLIGLSSGLVLACAMAALAGEGRFVQVFGPCALVATLAAWAARGQALRRNAGIRHKSTLQSATGIRTEKLVQKSMGMSAGSFNTREFFHGASLAALKNIKLAFLLLAFALPALLLAWGLASAAVLPWLLAVLVQAPGLLAERWFFFAQARHPQNLYYQVVS is encoded by the coding sequence ATGCATCCCGCGTTCTCGATTCTTTTCTTCACCACGCTGGCCGGCGCGGCGCAGGGCCTGGTCTTCACGCTGGCGCTCGGTGCATTGCTTGGCCTGGAGATGGCGCCGGGCTTCCTGACGTTGGCATTGGGCGTGGCCGAGGTGCTGCTCGTGGCCGGTCTTGCGGCATCGTTCATGCACCTGGGCCGCAAGACGCGCGCATGGCGCGCGGTGCTGATGTGGCGCACCTCTTGGATGTCGCGCGAGGTGATCGTGCTGCCGGGCTTCATTGCGCTCGTGGCGATATGGTGGCTGTCGCTGCGCTTCGGTATGGGCGCACCGTGGTCGTGGTTGCTGCCGGTGCTGGTGCTCTTCGGCGCAGTGGCGCTCTGGTACTGCACCGCGATGATCTATGCATGCCTTCGCTTCATCGAAGAGTGGGCGCATCCGCTCACCATCGTCAACTTCACGCTGATCGGGTTGTCGTCGGGGCTGGTGCTGGCGTGCGCGATGGCGGCGTTGGCCGGCGAGGGGCGCTTCGTGCAGGTCTTCGGGCCGTGTGCGCTCGTGGCCACGCTGGCGGCGTGGGCCGCGCGCGGGCAGGCACTGCGGCGCAACGCGGGCATCCGCCACAAGTCGACGCTGCAGTCGGCCACCGGCATCCGTACCGAGAAGCTGGTGCAGAAGTCGATGGGCATGTCTGCCGGCTCGTTCAACACGCGCGAGTTTTTCCATGGCGCATCGCTGGCGGCGCTGAAGAACATCAAGCTCGCCTTCCTGCTGCTGGCCTTTGCATTGCCCGCGCTGCTGCTGGCGTGGGGCCTCGCGAGCGCGGCGGTCCTGCCGTGGCTGCTCGCGGTGCTGGTGCAGGCGCCGGGTCTGCTGGCCGAACGCTGGTTCTTCTTCGCGCAGGCCAGGCACCCGCAGAACCTGTACTACCAGGTCGTGTCCTGA
- a CDS encoding 4Fe-4S dicluster domain-containing protein: MMQWLKDLMGPASLPPLPGEGWGGGTAAFIEAQHPVEAPLPPPQPSPGRGGSNTSKRAEQGETLAKQLALVIDLNVCVGCHACVTSCKQWNTSGSAGPLADERPYAANPTGTFFNRVQTYEAGAFPATETVHLPKSCLHCEDPPCVPVCPTGASYKRKEDGIVLVDYDKCIGCKYCAWACPYGARELDEERQVMTKCTLCVDRIYDELLPKEDRKPACVKACPTGARLFGDVKDPDSEVSKAIRERGGYQLMPEWETSPANQYLPRRITQSTDAQG, translated from the coding sequence ATGATGCAGTGGCTGAAAGACCTGATGGGCCCGGCTTCCCTCCCTCCCCTTCCGGGGGAGGGTTGGGGTGGGGGCACGGCGGCCTTCATCGAAGCGCAGCATCCAGTAGAAGCGCCGCTGCCCCCACCCCAACCCTCCCCCGGAAGGGGAGGGAGCAATACCTCCAAGCGCGCGGAGCAGGGCGAGACGCTCGCCAAGCAACTGGCCCTCGTCATCGACCTCAATGTCTGCGTTGGCTGCCATGCCTGCGTGACCTCGTGCAAGCAGTGGAACACCTCCGGCAGCGCCGGCCCGCTGGCCGACGAGCGCCCCTACGCCGCCAACCCGACCGGTACCTTCTTCAACCGCGTACAGACCTACGAGGCCGGCGCCTTCCCGGCCACCGAGACGGTGCACCTCCCCAAGAGCTGCCTGCACTGCGAAGACCCACCCTGTGTCCCCGTGTGTCCCACGGGCGCGAGCTACAAGCGCAAGGAAGACGGCATCGTGCTTGTCGACTACGACAAGTGCATCGGCTGCAAGTACTGCGCGTGGGCCTGCCCCTACGGCGCGCGCGAGCTCGATGAAGAACGCCAGGTCATGACCAAGTGCACGCTCTGCGTCGACCGCATCTACGACGAGCTGCTGCCCAAGGAAGACCGCAAGCCCGCCTGCGTGAAGGCCTGCCCCACGGGCGCGCGCCTCTTCGGCGACGTGAAGGACCCGGACTCCGAGGTGTCGAAGGCGATTCGCGAACGCGGCGGCTACCAGCTGATGCCGGAGTGGGAAACCAGCCCGGCGAACCAGTACCTGCCACGCCGCATCACGCAGTCGACCGACGCGCAGGGATAA
- a CDS encoding UxaA family hydrolase, with protein MIHFVLHDAKDTVAVVVVEGVKAGMSLTGWIMDEDRMTSVDARQDIPIGHKVALKDMATGDTVWKYGIDMGKVVAPIKAGEHAHVQNIKTKRW; from the coding sequence ATGATTCATTTCGTTCTGCACGACGCCAAGGACACGGTCGCGGTCGTGGTGGTGGAAGGCGTCAAGGCCGGCATGTCGCTCACCGGCTGGATCATGGACGAGGACCGGATGACCAGCGTCGACGCACGCCAGGACATCCCGATCGGCCACAAGGTCGCGCTCAAGGACATGGCCACCGGCGACACGGTGTGGAAGTACGGCATCGACATGGGCAAGGTGGTCGCGCCGATCAAGGCCGGCGAGCACGCGCACGTCCAGAACATCAAGACCAAGCGCTGGTAA
- a CDS encoding hydroxyacid dehydrogenase produces MKRIVIAEFMDAAAVAQLRARHDVLYDLALVDDGARLYREAKWANALIVRNRTQVRGEMLDALAQCTVVGRLGVGLDNIDVAGCEARGIRVIPAAGANALSVAEYVIASAMMLLRGAYASTADVAAGRWPRNALSNGRELSGKTLGLVGFGAIGQLTARLAKALGMRTVAFDAMMDAGHRAFAENDTQPLGLDELVAQADVVSLHVPLVDGTRNLFGTERIAAMKGGAVLINTSRGGIVNESAVALALREGRLGGAALDVFDAEPLAASAHFEGCPNLLLTPHIAGVTTESNERVSSLIAQKVLEALEP; encoded by the coding sequence ATGAAACGCATCGTCATTGCGGAGTTCATGGACGCCGCCGCCGTCGCGCAACTGCGCGCGCGGCACGACGTTCTCTACGACCTGGCCCTGGTGGACGACGGCGCCCGCCTGTACCGCGAAGCGAAGTGGGCCAACGCCCTCATCGTGCGCAACCGCACGCAGGTGCGCGGCGAAATGCTCGACGCGCTCGCTCAGTGCACGGTGGTGGGACGCCTGGGCGTGGGCCTGGACAACATCGACGTGGCGGGCTGCGAGGCGCGCGGCATCCGCGTGATTCCGGCCGCGGGCGCGAATGCGCTGAGCGTGGCGGAGTACGTGATCGCGAGCGCAATGATGCTGCTGCGCGGCGCCTACGCCTCGACGGCCGATGTCGCCGCGGGCCGATGGCCGCGCAATGCGCTTTCCAACGGGCGCGAGCTGTCGGGCAAGACGCTGGGGCTGGTCGGCTTCGGCGCGATCGGGCAATTGACGGCGCGGCTCGCGAAGGCGCTGGGCATGCGCACGGTGGCCTTCGACGCGATGATGGATGCGGGCCATCGGGCGTTTGCGGAGAACGACACGCAACCGCTCGGCCTCGATGAACTGGTGGCGCAAGCGGATGTGGTGAGCCTGCATGTGCCGCTGGTCGACGGCACCCGCAACCTGTTCGGCACCGAGCGCATCGCAGCGATGAAGGGCGGCGCGGTGTTGATCAACACCTCGCGCGGCGGCATCGTCAACGAGTCCGCAGTGGCGCTCGCGCTGCGCGAAGGCCGGCTCGGCGGTGCGGCGCTCGATGTGTTCGACGCCGAGCCGCTCGCGGCCAGCGCGCACTTCGAGGGCTGCCCCAACCTGCTGCTGACGCCGCACATCGCGGGCGTGACGACCGAATCGAACGAGCGCGTGAGCAGCCTGATCGCGCAGAAGGTGCTGGAGGCACTCGAACCATGA
- a CDS encoding LysR family transcriptional regulator: MNFRQLRYFCEVADSGTLARAAERLFVAPTAISMQIALLEGGLGGALFDRTAKPMKLTPLGLFFLPRARELLANGQRLEEDTRDVASGKSGWLGIGFVRSLLNSVLTDAVRAFRQRHPDVKLDLVELLSEHQPAQLRSGRIHIGLSRFAGPQEPPSDLRHELLFEDPFVVALPADHRAAKRGRVSLAELSGLPLISYPKDPQSSFAQHVIGQLHALGLQPRVGHEAIEIHTALGLVAAGLGYAVVGASVAQRAQSDVAFVRLPALKALTTVVAVTRADEEGPLVASMLGTLAAVRQATQKL; the protein is encoded by the coding sequence ATGAACTTCCGTCAATTGCGCTACTTCTGCGAGGTGGCCGACAGCGGCACCCTCGCGCGCGCCGCCGAGCGCCTGTTCGTCGCGCCCACGGCCATCAGCATGCAGATCGCGCTGCTCGAAGGAGGGTTGGGAGGAGCGCTGTTCGATCGAACCGCCAAGCCCATGAAGCTCACCCCGCTGGGGTTGTTCTTCCTGCCGCGGGCGCGCGAGCTGCTGGCAAACGGCCAGCGGCTGGAAGAAGATACCCGCGACGTGGCCAGCGGAAAGAGCGGCTGGCTCGGCATCGGTTTCGTCCGCTCGCTGCTCAACTCCGTGCTGACGGACGCAGTGCGCGCCTTCCGGCAGAGACATCCCGACGTCAAGCTCGATCTGGTCGAACTGCTGTCCGAACACCAGCCGGCGCAGTTGCGCAGCGGTCGCATCCACATCGGCCTGTCGCGCTTCGCCGGGCCACAGGAGCCGCCCTCCGACCTGCGGCATGAACTGCTCTTCGAAGACCCGTTCGTCGTCGCGCTTCCTGCAGACCATCGCGCGGCGAAGCGAGGCAGGGTCTCGCTGGCCGAGCTCTCGGGGCTGCCGCTCATCAGCTATCCGAAAGATCCGCAGAGTTCTTTTGCGCAGCACGTCATCGGGCAGCTCCATGCGTTGGGCCTGCAACCCCGCGTGGGGCACGAGGCCATCGAGATCCACACCGCGCTCGGGCTCGTCGCGGCGGGGCTGGGCTATGCGGTTGTCGGTGCTTCGGTGGCCCAGCGCGCGCAGAGCGACGTGGCCTTCGTCAGGCTGCCTGCGCTCAAGGCGCTCACCACGGTCGTGGCAGTGACACGCGCCGACGAGGAAGGGCCGCTGGTGGCCTCCATGCTCGGGACGCTGGCAGCCGTGCGGCAGGCCACGCAGAAGCTCTGA
- a CDS encoding UxaA family hydrolase, which translates to MSIISKDTTFLGYRRENGRVGVRNHVIILPLDDLSNAAAEAVAHNIKGALAIPHPYGRLQFGADLELHFRTLIGAGCNPNVAAVVVIGIEDSWTQKVVDGIAATGKPVAGFGIEGHGDHDTILRASKVAREFVQNASEKRREPCGIHELWVSTKCGESDTTSGCGSNPTVGNAFDKLYETGNTLVFGETSEITGGERIVADRCRTPDVKERFMFMFNRYQDMINRHKTSDLSDSQPTKGNIAGGLTTIEEKALGNIQKIGKKCLVDGVLDKAEVPTGPGLWFMDSSSAAAEMVTLCAASGYAVHFFPTGQGNVIGNPILPVIKICANPRTVRLMSEHVDVDTSGLLQREMTLDQAGDQLLECMLRTANGRLTAAEALGHREFVMTRLYESA; encoded by the coding sequence ATGTCCATCATTTCCAAAGACACCACCTTCCTCGGCTACCGCCGCGAAAACGGCCGCGTCGGCGTGCGCAACCACGTCATCATCCTGCCGCTGGACGACCTTTCCAACGCCGCCGCCGAAGCGGTGGCCCACAACATCAAAGGCGCACTCGCCATTCCGCACCCCTACGGGCGCCTGCAGTTCGGTGCCGACCTGGAACTGCACTTCCGCACCCTGATCGGCGCGGGCTGCAACCCCAACGTGGCGGCCGTCGTCGTCATCGGCATCGAGGACAGCTGGACGCAGAAGGTGGTCGACGGCATCGCCGCCACGGGCAAGCCGGTGGCCGGCTTCGGCATCGAGGGCCACGGCGACCACGACACCATCCTGCGCGCGAGCAAGGTGGCGCGCGAGTTCGTGCAGAACGCGAGCGAGAAGCGCCGCGAGCCCTGCGGCATCCACGAGCTGTGGGTGTCCACCAAGTGCGGCGAGAGCGACACCACCTCGGGCTGCGGTTCCAATCCCACGGTGGGCAACGCCTTCGACAAGCTCTACGAGACCGGCAACACGCTGGTGTTCGGTGAAACCTCCGAGATCACCGGCGGTGAGCGCATCGTGGCCGACCGTTGCCGCACGCCCGACGTGAAGGAGCGCTTCATGTTCATGTTCAACCGCTACCAGGACATGATCAACCGCCACAAGACCAGCGACCTCTCCGACTCGCAGCCCACCAAGGGCAACATCGCGGGCGGCCTCACGACCATCGAGGAAAAGGCGCTTGGCAACATCCAGAAGATCGGCAAGAAGTGCCTGGTCGACGGCGTGCTCGACAAGGCCGAGGTGCCCACCGGCCCGGGCCTGTGGTTCATGGATTCCTCCAGCGCCGCGGCCGAGATGGTGACGCTGTGCGCCGCCTCGGGCTATGCGGTGCACTTCTTCCCCACGGGCCAGGGCAACGTGATCGGCAACCCGATCCTCCCGGTCATCAAGATCTGCGCCAATCCGCGCACCGTGCGGCTCATGAGCGAGCACGTCGACGTCGACACTTCGGGCCTCTTGCAGCGCGAGATGACGCTCGACCAGGCCGGCGACCAGCTGCTCGAATGCATGCTGCGCACCGCCAACGGCCGGCTCACCGCGGCCGAGGCGCTGGGCCACCGCGAGTTCGTGATGACGCGCCTGTACGAATCGGCCTGA
- a CDS encoding molybdopterin oxidoreductase family protein, with protein sequence MFSFLSQEPVHDPLKAPTPTADTEVKTTTCYMCACRCGIRVHLREGEKGPEVRYIDGNPNHPLNQGVICAKGSSGIMKQVSPARITQPLLRKAGSERGAGEFEPISWERAYDMLTERLGKIRATDPKKFALFTGRDQMQALTGLFARQFGTPNYAAHGGFCSVNMAAGMIYTIGGSFWEFGGPDLERAKLFVMIGTAEDHHSNPMKIAISKFKRAGGRFISINPVRTGYSAIADEWIPIKPGTDGALFMALLHELIGNELVDHAFLKRFTNAPQLVVLDDCEREGLFAFDPERGPPGDGRSPHNKLVWDKASGSVKPAYPEGIADGCDPALEGHYTLADGTRVAPSFQLLRERVALCTPEWAEGITGIDAARIRKLAREMGETALQQAFELPIPWTDAWGKQHPTTQARPVAFHAMRGLAAHSNGFQTVRALAVLMSVLGTIDAPGGFRHKAPYPRHIVPNYRAFNDPGMIQSNTPLNAAPLGFPANPEELAINPDGSPIRIDHAFSWEHPLSAHGLMHNVITNAVKGDPYRIDTLLIFMANMAWNSSMNTMGVREMLNRKDEKGEHMIPFLVVCDAFQSETVAFADLVLPDTTYLERHDVMGMLDRPISEFDGPVDSVRVPVVPPTGECKPFQEVLIELASRLKFPAFTTPEGGRKFTGYPDFVVNFEPQPGIGFLMGWRGKDGTEHLRGAPNPKQWEAYAENNCVFQYHMPETMHYMRNWNREYLDFAKDKGWRQRNDPVQLALYSDTLQSFRLAAQGKSPGRQPPEALRERIEKYFDPLPFWYPPLEEAATDLEAYPLNALTQRPMAMYHSWDSQNAWLRQIHSHNYLHVNPLTAEAAGIADGGWCWVESQWGKVRCMLRYSEAVEPGTVWTWNAIGKADGAWQLAPGSDEARKGFLLNHLISEELPCEGTASGRISNSDPITGQAGWYDVRVRIRPAEPGEPEESFPQMASMPSPPGVLGKAASVLTYFAGRGKK encoded by the coding sequence GTGTTCAGTTTCCTGTCCCAAGAGCCCGTGCACGATCCGCTCAAAGCGCCGACGCCCACGGCGGACACCGAGGTCAAGACCACCACCTGCTACATGTGCGCGTGCCGCTGCGGCATCCGCGTGCACCTGCGCGAAGGGGAAAAAGGTCCCGAGGTGCGCTACATCGACGGCAACCCGAACCATCCGCTGAACCAGGGCGTGATCTGCGCCAAGGGCTCCTCGGGGATCATGAAGCAGGTATCGCCCGCGCGCATCACGCAGCCGCTGCTGCGCAAGGCCGGCAGCGAGCGCGGGGCGGGGGAGTTCGAGCCCATCAGCTGGGAGCGCGCCTACGACATGCTGACCGAGCGGCTCGGCAAGATCCGCGCGACCGATCCGAAGAAGTTCGCGCTGTTCACGGGGCGCGACCAGATGCAGGCGCTCACCGGTCTCTTCGCGCGGCAGTTCGGCACGCCCAACTACGCGGCGCACGGCGGCTTCTGCTCGGTCAACATGGCCGCGGGAATGATCTACACCATCGGCGGCAGCTTCTGGGAGTTCGGCGGGCCCGACCTGGAACGCGCCAAGCTGTTCGTGATGATCGGCACCGCCGAAGACCACCACAGCAATCCGATGAAGATCGCGATCAGCAAGTTCAAGCGCGCGGGTGGGCGCTTCATCTCGATCAACCCGGTGCGCACCGGCTATTCGGCGATTGCGGACGAGTGGATTCCGATCAAGCCCGGCACCGATGGCGCGTTGTTCATGGCGCTGCTGCACGAGCTCATCGGCAACGAGCTGGTGGACCATGCGTTCCTCAAGCGCTTCACCAATGCGCCGCAGCTCGTGGTGCTGGACGACTGCGAGCGCGAAGGGCTGTTCGCGTTCGACCCCGAGCGCGGGCCGCCCGGCGATGGGCGCAGTCCGCACAACAAGCTCGTGTGGGACAAGGCGAGCGGCAGCGTGAAGCCTGCGTACCCCGAAGGCATCGCCGATGGCTGCGACCCGGCGCTCGAAGGGCACTACACGCTGGCCGACGGCACGCGCGTCGCGCCTTCTTTCCAGTTGCTGCGCGAGCGCGTGGCGCTCTGCACGCCCGAGTGGGCAGAGGGCATCACCGGCATCGACGCGGCGCGCATCCGAAAGCTCGCGCGCGAGATGGGTGAGACCGCGCTGCAGCAGGCCTTCGAACTGCCGATTCCGTGGACCGATGCGTGGGGCAAGCAGCACCCGACCACGCAGGCGCGGCCCGTGGCCTTCCATGCGATGCGCGGTCTCGCCGCGCACTCCAACGGCTTCCAGACCGTGCGCGCGCTCGCGGTGCTGATGAGCGTGCTGGGCACCATCGATGCCCCCGGGGGCTTCAGGCACAAGGCGCCGTATCCGCGTCACATCGTGCCCAACTACCGGGCCTTCAACGACCCGGGCATGATCCAGTCCAACACGCCGCTCAACGCCGCGCCGCTGGGCTTTCCGGCGAACCCGGAAGAGCTGGCGATCAACCCCGATGGTTCGCCGATCCGCATCGACCATGCGTTCTCGTGGGAGCACCCGCTGTCGGCGCACGGGCTCATGCACAACGTGATCACCAACGCGGTCAAGGGCGACCCCTACCGCATCGACACGCTGCTGATCTTCATGGCCAACATGGCGTGGAACTCCAGCATGAACACCATGGGCGTGCGCGAGATGCTCAACCGCAAGGACGAGAAGGGCGAGCACATGATTCCCTTCCTCGTGGTGTGCGACGCCTTCCAGAGCGAGACCGTGGCCTTCGCCGACCTGGTGCTGCCCGACACCACGTACCTGGAGCGGCACGACGTGATGGGCATGCTCGACCGGCCGATCTCGGAGTTCGACGGACCGGTCGACTCGGTGCGCGTGCCCGTGGTGCCGCCGACCGGGGAGTGCAAGCCCTTCCAGGAGGTGCTGATCGAGCTGGCCTCGCGCCTGAAGTTTCCGGCCTTCACCACGCCCGAGGGCGGGCGCAAGTTCACGGGCTACCCGGACTTCGTCGTCAACTTCGAGCCGCAGCCGGGCATCGGCTTTCTGATGGGCTGGCGCGGCAAGGACGGCACCGAGCACCTGCGCGGCGCGCCGAACCCGAAGCAGTGGGAAGCCTATGCAGAGAACAACTGCGTGTTCCAGTACCACATGCCCGAGACCATGCACTACATGCGCAACTGGAACCGGGAGTACCTCGATTTCGCGAAGGACAAGGGCTGGCGCCAGCGCAACGACCCGGTGCAGCTGGCGCTGTACTCCGACACGCTGCAGAGCTTTCGGCTCGCGGCGCAGGGCAAGAGCCCGGGGCGGCAACCACCCGAGGCGCTGCGCGAGCGCATCGAGAAATATTTCGATCCGCTGCCGTTCTGGTATCCGCCGCTCGAGGAGGCCGCGACCGACCTCGAGGCCTATCCGCTCAACGCGTTGACGCAGCGGCCGATGGCGATGTACCACTCGTGGGATTCGCAGAACGCGTGGCTCAGGCAGATCCACAGCCACAACTACCTGCATGTGAACCCGCTCACCGCCGAGGCCGCGGGCATCGCGGATGGCGGCTGGTGCTGGGTCGAGAGCCAGTGGGGCAAGGTGCGCTGCATGCTGCGCTACAGCGAGGCGGTGGAGCCCGGCACGGTGTGGACGTGGAATGCGATCGGCAAGGCCGATGGCGCATGGCAGCTTGCACCGGGTTCGGACGAGGCACGCAAGGGTTTCCTGCTCAATCACCTGATCAGCGAGGAACTGCCGTGCGAAGGCACGGCGAGTGGGCGCATCAGCAATTCCGATCCGATCACCGGGCAGGCGGGTTGGTACGACGTGCGGGTGCGCATACGGCCGGCCGAGCCGGGCGAGCCCGAAGAGAGCTTTCCGCAGATGGCGAGCATGCCGAGTCCGCCGGGAGTGCTCGGCAAGGCGGCGAGTGTGTTGACGTACTTTGCGGGGAGGGGCAAGAAATGA
- a CDS encoding LysR family transcriptional regulator — MTGKSDQQLTQRLRLNLRQLEVFVATARGGSTRAAADRVARSQSAASSALADLEASVGALLFDRIGRRLVLNENGRALLPKAQALLDQASEVQALFSGEHAAPLRVAASFTIGEYLLPERVSQWTALHPQSQVHLHIANTRDVIEAVAGFDVDVGFIEGPQTHPDLVVRAWREDELVIVAAPGHALADRIATHRQLSQATWVLREHGSGTRQVTDAWLIQNLEQVRVGFELGSTEAIKRVVASGTGLACLSRYTVAQALEDGHLIELRTRLPAGTRRLATVMHRDKLLGRATADFLRHCGATVPRMSPAR; from the coding sequence ATGACCGGAAAATCAGATCAACAACTCACCCAGCGCCTGCGCCTGAACCTGCGCCAGCTCGAAGTGTTCGTGGCCACCGCGCGCGGAGGCAGCACACGGGCGGCGGCCGATCGCGTGGCGCGCTCGCAATCAGCGGCCAGCAGTGCGCTGGCCGACCTGGAGGCATCTGTCGGCGCACTGCTGTTCGACCGCATCGGCCGCCGTCTGGTGCTCAACGAGAACGGCCGCGCGCTGTTGCCCAAGGCGCAGGCGCTGCTCGACCAGGCGAGCGAGGTTCAGGCGCTCTTCAGCGGCGAGCATGCGGCGCCGCTGCGGGTGGCGGCGAGCTTCACCATCGGCGAATACCTGCTGCCCGAGCGCGTGTCGCAATGGACCGCGCTGCATCCGCAGAGCCAGGTGCACCTGCACATCGCGAACACGCGCGACGTGATCGAGGCGGTGGCCGGCTTCGACGTGGACGTAGGCTTCATCGAAGGGCCGCAGACGCACCCCGACCTCGTGGTGCGCGCTTGGCGCGAAGACGAGCTGGTCATCGTCGCCGCGCCGGGCCATGCACTCGCGGACCGCATCGCGACGCACCGCCAGCTCTCGCAGGCCACCTGGGTGCTGCGCGAACACGGCTCGGGCACGCGGCAGGTCACCGATGCGTGGCTGATCCAGAACCTCGAACAGGTGCGCGTGGGCTTCGAGCTCGGCAGCACCGAGGCGATCAAGCGCGTGGTGGCGTCGGGCACGGGGCTGGCCTGCCTCTCGCGCTACACGGTGGCGCAGGCGCTGGAAGACGGGCACCTGATCGAGCTGCGCACACGGCTGCCTGCTGGCACACGGCGGCTCGCGACGGTGATGCACCGCGACAAGCTGCTGGGTCGCGCGACGGCCGATTTCCTGCGGCACTGCGGGGCGACCGTGCCGCGCATGTCGCCCGCCCGCTAG
- a CDS encoding GntR family transcriptional regulator codes for MPRPTDPSVFEPIPADAAGAPLYRLVKRSLLRAIESGRCAAGSTLPSESELASALGVSIGTLRHATDDLVAEHILVRRQGRGTFVAVHNADRFMFQFFHVERSDGLRQAPQVEFVAFERVRMEEEPAQALGLRTGEPAIQIDNRLLLQGRAVIHDRLTLPALLFKGLTEKRFRERPSTIYHLYQTEFGITVTLARERARAMTADRSVVRILGVAPGAPVMEVKRTALTFGDKPVEYRVSTINTAQYEYVHLLSRPA; via the coding sequence ATGCCGCGACCGACCGACCCTTCCGTGTTCGAACCGATTCCCGCCGATGCCGCGGGCGCGCCGCTCTACCGGCTGGTCAAGCGCTCGCTGCTGCGCGCCATCGAGTCGGGGCGCTGTGCGGCGGGCAGCACGCTGCCGAGCGAAAGCGAATTGGCGTCGGCGCTGGGCGTGTCGATCGGCACGCTGCGCCATGCGACCGATGACCTCGTGGCCGAGCACATCCTCGTGCGGCGGCAGGGGCGCGGCACCTTCGTTGCGGTGCACAACGCGGACCGCTTCATGTTCCAGTTCTTCCACGTCGAGCGCAGCGATGGCCTCAGGCAGGCGCCGCAGGTCGAGTTCGTCGCCTTCGAGCGCGTGCGCATGGAGGAGGAGCCCGCGCAGGCGCTGGGCCTTCGCACTGGCGAGCCGGCCATCCAGATCGACAACCGCCTGCTGCTGCAGGGCAGGGCGGTGATCCACGACCGGCTCACGCTGCCGGCGCTGCTCTTCAAGGGCTTGACCGAGAAGCGCTTTCGCGAGCGGCCGAGCACCATCTACCACCTCTACCAGACCGAGTTCGGCATCACCGTGACGCTGGCGCGCGAACGCGCTCGCGCGATGACGGCCGACCGCAGCGTGGTGCGCATCCTCGGCGTGGCGCCGGGCGCGCCGGTGATGGAGGTGAAGCGCACCGCGCTGACCTTCGGCGACAAGCCGGTCGAGTACCGCGTATCGACCATCAACACGGCGCAGTACGAGTACGTGCACCTGCTGTCGCGGCCGGCTTGA
- a CDS encoding Ldh family oxidoreductase, with translation MTMLNLQEARQVVAETLRAAGANEAMASATARALVLAEAQGLGSHGLGRVAQYATHLRNGRVNGNAVPTLRREKGAAALIDAQEGLAFAACEMAVAEAIARGRDFGIAIAGVTESHHCGVVVDHLRAVADAGMVGLGFANSPAAMPAAGGRHPIFGTNPVAAVFPRRGALPLMIDLSLSEVARGKVMVAAKQGRPIPPGWAVDRDGQPTTDAQAALEGSMLPIGAASSPKGAMLALVVELLVTALIGAQFGFEASSFFEDAGNRPRIGQAFIVIDPGALAGSASYLDRVEVLVAEMLRDDGVRLPGARREDLRRRAEAEGIEVPEALLAQWRR, from the coding sequence ATGACGATGTTGAACCTGCAGGAAGCGCGGCAGGTCGTGGCCGAGACCCTGCGCGCAGCCGGCGCCAACGAAGCCATGGCCTCGGCCACCGCACGCGCGCTGGTGCTGGCCGAAGCGCAAGGCCTGGGCTCGCACGGCCTCGGCCGCGTGGCCCAGTACGCCACGCACCTTCGCAACGGTCGCGTCAACGGCAATGCGGTGCCCACGCTGCGCCGCGAGAAAGGCGCCGCCGCGCTGATCGACGCGCAGGAGGGTCTTGCCTTCGCCGCCTGCGAGATGGCGGTGGCCGAAGCCATCGCCCGCGGGCGCGATTTCGGCATCGCCATCGCGGGCGTGACCGAGAGCCACCACTGCGGCGTGGTGGTCGATCACCTGCGCGCGGTGGCCGATGCGGGCATGGTCGGCCTGGGCTTTGCGAACTCGCCGGCCGCGATGCCGGCGGCGGGCGGGCGGCATCCCATCTTCGGCACCAACCCGGTGGCGGCGGTGTTTCCGCGCCGCGGCGCGCTGCCGTTGATGATCGACCTGAGCCTTTCCGAAGTGGCGCGCGGCAAGGTGATGGTGGCAGCAAAGCAAGGCAGGCCGATCCCGCCCGGCTGGGCCGTGGACCGCGACGGGCAGCCCACCACCGACGCGCAGGCCGCGCTCGAAGGCTCGATGCTGCCCATCGGCGCCGCGAGCAGCCCCAAGGGCGCGATGCTGGCGCTGGTGGTCGAGCTGCTGGTCACCGCGCTCATCGGCGCGCAGTTCGGCTTCGAGGCCTCGAGCTTCTTCGAGGATGCGGGCAACCGGCCGCGCATCGGCCAGGCTTTCATCGTCATCGACCCCGGCGCGTTGGCGGGATCGGCGAGCTACCTCGACCGCGTCGAGGTGCTGGTGGCCGAGATGCTGCGCGACGACGGCGTGCGCCTCCCCGGTGCGCGGCGCGAAGACCTGCGAAGGCGCGCGGAAGCCGAGGGCATCGAGGTGCCCGAGGCGCTGCTCGCGCAGTGGCGACGGTAG